The following coding sequences are from one Portunus trituberculatus isolate SZX2019 chromosome 32, ASM1759143v1, whole genome shotgun sequence window:
- the LOC123511801 gene encoding molybdenum cofactor sulfurase-like, which produces MEQGRGSHVLSSLKVPASYNVEELVVNEFSRLKGQCYLDHASTTLYSEGQVQEVVKELSRSLLGNPHSRHAPSDTSTQNIEAVRHRILRHFNTTEEEYDLIFTSGATAALKLVAEHFDWNPGQTAAPKDPTALSTLERDTTELKNKSQHWEQNKEEESSAGAFVYVQENHTSVLGIRGPAHEAGCDVYCLTTTEARDLLKEDITNSTDAEEGFVTDCKNGENCCDDPNALESCKNHPKNSSSPGSSTKEACSPSPHKSQGPAKRRNCLFAYSAQCNFSGSKAPLQWIRRVQEGALHGLLSTPPINRQPAGRSNTESRGCPQDSTWYVVLDAASLVATCPLDLTRWKPDFVSVSFYKIFGYPTGLGCLLVGRRAWGQLRKTYQGGGTVLMIDSRAIVTVPRPTLHERFEDGSLPFLSIPALRHGLNTIERLTGSMHHIEAHVHHLARYTHHTLRSMRHAGGTPVACLYLAAGDTWGLNSHGSIVNFNLKNPDGSYVGYAQVERVASLYNIHLRTGCVCNPGACQAYLGITHEKLIGQFKAGHVCGDALDLVDGEPTGSVRVSFGYCSTYNDADLLLRMVQECFVEQPMTFDLSWMEGEVDLSWMRREEGSGGIDKGEKGDDNERGEGVTATKERQTNNIKNGNSNKNSCIIKTNPPNHRNTIPSSLPLTHNASHLQDSPYRLTDIVVYPVKSCGGVRVEAWWLGGSGLWLDRQWMVVTGGGATLTQKRLPHMALISPRFDLECGELVLSFEGEAEELCIPLNPTEPLDTTGASLCGGRVCGVRVQGLDCGEEAGDWLSRMLGMPDLRLMMQTSHRPGKLGNGGSGASGESLSLANESQYLIIHRPSVRSLLREIKSRGLEELTEDELVKRFRGNLVTDGGEAYEEDSWDTLTINGTTLQVQGCCRRCQMVCVVSGSGQRTREPMLSLSAARGSSMLFGVHASASPAPAKEKRELCMGASIKVTMK; this is translated from the exons ATGGAGCAGGGCAGAGGTTCACATGTTCTCTCCTCCCTGAAAGTTCCTGCGTCCTATAATGTGGAGGAACTTGTGGTTAATGAGTTTAGTCGCTTGAAAG GCCAGTGCTACCTTGACCATGCCAGCACCACCCTGTACAGTGAGGGACAGGtgcaggaggtggtgaaggagctGTCTAGGTCTCTCCTGGGTAATCCTCACTCCCGTCATGCCCCCAGCGACACTTCCACCCAGAATATAGAAGCTGTCAGACATAG GATCTTGAGACACTTCAACACCACAGAGGAAGAATATGACTTAATCTTCACATCTGGTGCCACAGCTGCCCTGAAACTTGTAGCAGAACACTTTGACTGGAACCCTGGACAGACAGCAGCACCAAAAGACCCCACAGCACTCAGCACCTTAGAGAGAGACACCACAGAGCTGAAGAACAAGTCACAACACTGGGAacagaacaaggaggaggaatcaaGTGCGGGAGCTTTTGTGTATGTGCAGGAGAACCACACCTCTGTCTTGGGCATCAGAGGACCTGCTCATGAAGCTGGATGTGATGTCTACTGCCTCACCACCACAGAGGCAAGAGATCTGCTCAAGGAGGATATCACGAACAGTACTGATGCAGAGGAAGGTTTTGTTACAGACTGTAAGAATGGTGAAAATTGCTGTGATGACCCAAATGCATTAGAATCATGTAAAAATCATCCTAAAAACTCCAGCAGCCCAGGATCCTCCACTAAAGAAGCCTGCTCACCCTCACCACACAAGTCACAAGGGCCAGCCAAGAGGAGGAATTGTCTCTTTGCATATAGTGCCCAGTGTAACTTTTCTGGCAGCAAGGCACCCCTGCAGTGGATCAGGAGGGTGCAGGAAGGGGCTCTACATGGCCTCCTCTCAACACCACCCATCAACAGGCAGCCAGCAGGGAGGAGCAACACTGAAAGCAGAG GATGCCCCCAAGACTCCACCTGGTATGTGGTCCTGGATGCAGCAAGTCTTGTGGCCACCTGTCCCCTCGACCTCACTCGCTGGAAGCCTGATTTTGTCTCAGTGTCCTTCTACAAGATCTTTGGGTACCCGACTGGTCtag GCTGTCTGCTGGTGGGGCGGCGGGCGTGGGGACAGCTGCGGAAGACATATCAGGGAGGAGGCACAGTGTTAATGATAGACTCAAGAGCGATTGTGACTGTGCCAAGACCAACACTTCATGAAAGGTTTGAGGACGGTTCCCTGCCTTTCCTGAGCATCCCGGCGCTGAGACACGGCCTGAACACCATCGAGAGGCTCACAG GCAGCATGCACCACATCGAGGCCCACGTCCACCACCTAGCCCGCTACACCCACCACACCCTGAGGAGCATGAGGCACGCTGGGGGGACACCCGTGGCCTGCCTCTACCTGGCCGCGGGCGACACCTGGGGACTCAACTCTCATGGCTCTATTGTCAACTTCAACCTCAAGAATCCCGATGGTTCTTATGTCGGATATGCTCAG GTGGAAAGAGTTGCGTCACTGTACAACATTCACCTCCGCACCGGCTGTGTCTGCAACCCCGGGGCGTGTCAGGCATACCTCGGCATCACCCATGAGAAGCTTATTGGCCAGTTCAAG GCTGGTCATGTGTGTGGAGATGCCCTTGACCTGGTTGACGGGGAGCCCACTGGGTCGGTTCGGGTCAGCTTTGGCTACTGCAGCACCTACAACGATGCTGATCTACTGCTGAGGATGGTGCAGGAGTGTTTTGTGGAGCAGCCGATGACGTTTGACCTGAGCTGGATGGAGGGGGAGGTTGACCTAAGCTGGATGAGACGGGAGGAAGGATCAGGaggaattgataaaggagaaaagggtgatgataatgaaaggggagaaggagtaaCAGCCACTAAGGAGAGACAAACTAACAATATCAAGAAtggaaatagtaataaaaatagttgCATCATCAAAACCAACCCTCCAAATCACAGAAACACAATcccatcttccctcccccttacccacaatgcctcACACCTCCAGGACTCCCCCTATAGACTCACAGATATAGTAGTGTACCCTGTGAAGTCCTGTGGTGGAGTGCGGGTAGAGGCATGGTGGCTGGGCGGGTCGGGGCTGTGGCTGGACCGGCAGTggatggtggtgactggtggagGGGCAACGCTCACCCAGAAGAGGCTCCCCCACATGGCTCTCATCTCCCCACGTTTTGATCTGGAGTGTGGTGAACTAGTGCTGTCTTTTGAAG GAGAGGCAGAGGAACTATGCATCCCCTTGAACCCCACAGAGCCTCTAGATACCACGGGGGCATCCCTGTGTGGGGGTCGGGTGTGTGGGGTGAGGGTGCAAGGCCTGGACTGTGGGGAGGAGGCGGGGGACTGGCTCTCCCGGATGCTGGGAATGCCTGACCTGAGGCTGATGATGCAGACCAGTCATCGGCCAGGGAAGCTTGGCAATGGAGGCTCAG GTGCATCAGGGGAGAGCCTTTCACTGGCCAATGAGTCACAGTACCTCATCATCCACCGGCCAAGTGTTCGCAGTCTGCTGAGGGAAATCAAGAGCAGGGGACTAGAGGAGCTGACTGAG GATGAATTGGTGAAGCGGTTTAGAGGCAACTTGGTGACGGATGGAGGGGAGGCGTATGAGGAGGACTCTTGGGATACTTTGACGATAAATGGGACAACTTTGCAG GTTCAGGGATGCTGTCGGAGGTGCcagatggtgtgtgtggtgtcaggGTCAGGGCAGCGCACAAGAGAACCCATGCTGAGTCTGTCTGCAGCACGTGGGTCTTCCATGCTGTTTGGGGTTCATGCTTCAGCCTCACCAGCACCTGccaaagagaaaagggagctGTGCATGGGAGCATCAATAAAAGTGACCATGAAGTAA